In a single window of the Bacillus clarus genome:
- a CDS encoding sensor histidine kinase, producing the protein MNKLGKKLFLSISLTVILIFTISLLLINYFLPKYNIYKTRENVNRITSQIQSSSSDQIEDVINKVENESNVTIAYTPINNSEDEINEALRTQLTKKRVSLNKLWITKEEIMKVKSLGQSNKLYDQEKLKANFFAKYIAKDNMLILVGVSIAHSNELIKTLNTLYIYILGFSIFLVVVLVWILSKTITTPLKELSDVAEDISNLDFKRTKVKTNDEIGDLANSINIMSDKLHEAHQDLTNRNEHLKQFMGDITHELKTPIALVKAYSMGIKDGLDDGTYLDTIIKQTDQISNLIEELLRFSKLERDVLQKEEFPIEPLIQSVIDKHKIELHTKEIDLQVEYNIDEANVYADLNKMRMVFQNLISNAIKYTTTQNIKITLQEKKDAVYFQIQNGIDTEASKDIKNIWEPFYVLESSRSKEKSGTGLGLAIVKSIVERHGFEYGVSVVEEEIQFYIYLERS; encoded by the coding sequence GTGAATAAGCTCGGTAAAAAACTATTTCTTAGCATATCTTTAACAGTAATACTTATTTTTACGATTTCGTTATTATTAATTAACTATTTTTTGCCGAAATATAATATTTATAAAACGCGTGAGAATGTAAATCGAATTACAAGTCAAATACAATCATCGTCAAGTGACCAAATAGAAGACGTAATAAACAAAGTTGAAAATGAGAGTAATGTTACAATTGCGTATACACCCATAAACAATTCAGAAGATGAAATAAATGAAGCATTACGTACGCAGCTTACAAAAAAAAGAGTTTCTTTGAATAAGCTTTGGATTACGAAAGAAGAAATAATGAAAGTGAAAAGCTTAGGGCAATCGAACAAATTGTATGATCAAGAAAAATTAAAAGCGAATTTTTTTGCGAAATATATCGCGAAAGATAATATGTTGATTTTAGTAGGTGTTTCGATTGCACATTCAAATGAATTAATAAAAACGCTGAATACATTATATATATATATATTAGGTTTCTCCATATTTCTTGTCGTTGTACTTGTTTGGATACTTTCAAAAACAATTACTACTCCATTGAAAGAATTAAGTGATGTTGCTGAAGATATTTCAAATCTTGATTTCAAAAGAACGAAAGTAAAAACAAATGATGAAATTGGTGATTTAGCCAATAGCATTAATATTATGAGTGATAAACTACATGAAGCTCATCAAGATTTAACAAATCGAAATGAACATTTAAAACAATTTATGGGCGATATTACGCATGAATTAAAAACACCGATTGCGCTAGTGAAAGCATATTCTATGGGAATTAAAGATGGTTTAGATGATGGTACATATTTGGATACAATCATTAAACAAACAGATCAAATATCAAATCTAATTGAAGAGTTATTACGGTTTTCAAAATTAGAAAGAGACGTATTGCAGAAAGAAGAATTTCCTATTGAACCACTAATCCAAAGTGTAATTGATAAACACAAAATTGAACTGCACACGAAAGAAATAGACTTACAGGTGGAATATAATATTGATGAAGCAAATGTTTATGCTGATTTAAACAAAATGAGAATGGTATTTCAAAATTTAATTTCTAACGCGATAAAATATACAACGACTCAAAATATAAAAATTACACTACAAGAGAAAAAGGACGCCGTGTATTTTCAAATTCAAAATGGTATTGATACGGAGGCTAGTAAAGATATCAAAAATATTTGGGAACCTTTTTACGTATTAGAATCTTCGCGTAGTAAAGAAAAATCAGGTACTGGATTAGGTCTAGCGATTGTAAAAAGCATTGTAGAAAGACATGGATTTGAATATGGAGTTTCAGTAGTAGAAGAAGAAATACAATTTTATATATATTTGGAGAGGAGCTAA
- a CDS encoding response regulator transcription factor codes for MKVLIADDEQDMLKILKAYFEKEGFEVLLARDGEEALQIFYDEKIDLAILDWMMPKTNGITVCQEIKKNSSVKVLMLTAKSENEDELAALQIGADEYVKKPFHPGVLLTRAKKLVQQDDVIQVQDLKIDFTKNRVYKNDKELDITKTELELIKCFLNHKGTILTRKKLLDIVWGFDYFGDERTVDTHVRRLRKKIGDNIIKTHRGLGYSLEDRCE; via the coding sequence ATGAAAGTATTAATCGCAGATGATGAACAAGATATGCTTAAAATTTTAAAAGCATATTTTGAAAAGGAAGGTTTTGAAGTTCTTTTAGCGAGAGATGGAGAGGAAGCACTTCAAATATTTTATGATGAGAAAATTGATTTAGCTATTTTAGATTGGATGATGCCGAAAACTAATGGGATCACTGTATGTCAGGAAATAAAAAAGAATTCAAGTGTAAAAGTATTAATGCTTACTGCTAAAAGTGAAAATGAAGATGAACTAGCTGCGTTGCAAATCGGGGCAGATGAATATGTGAAAAAACCATTCCACCCAGGCGTGCTACTGACGCGAGCGAAAAAGCTGGTACAACAGGATGATGTCATACAAGTTCAAGATTTAAAGATAGATTTTACAAAAAATAGAGTATACAAAAATGATAAGGAATTAGATATTACAAAAACAGAACTGGAATTAATAAAATGCTTTTTAAATCATAAAGGAACGATTTTAACGAGAAAAAAATTGTTAGATATCGTATGGGGATTTGACTATTTCGGTGATGAGCGGACAGTGGATACACATGTTAGAAGGTTGCGGAAAAAAATTGGGGATAATATTATAAAAACACATCGTGGTTTAGGATATAGTTTGGAGGATAGATGTGAATAA
- a CDS encoding DinB family protein, producing MGENKIIHNFKKYSIWVSTLKEMKEELWTIPISQEKWTVGEIISHIMNWDEYLLSEILPSVRKGQGMEFPDFDTYNKIASNYAKSGISKKKLIEEAKNKRELLVKELSLLSADKLNEHVTANGVVYCPHTGTPYSLIYIIKEFVDHDNHHKRQVTQFLNENHIQNPCF from the coding sequence ATGGGGGAAAATAAAATTATTCATAATTTTAAAAAATATTCAATTTGGGTAAGTACATTGAAAGAAATGAAAGAGGAATTGTGGACGATACCAATATCTCAGGAGAAATGGACTGTAGGTGAGATAATATCTCATATTATGAACTGGGATGAATATCTTTTAAGTGAAATACTTCCATCAGTGAGGAAGGGACAAGGTATGGAGTTCCCTGACTTCGATACTTATAATAAAATAGCATCTAATTACGCTAAATCAGGTATATCTAAGAAAAAACTTATTGAAGAAGCAAAAAACAAAAGAGAGTTACTCGTAAAAGAACTTAGTTTACTGTCGGCAGATAAGCTAAATGAACATGTAACAGCTAATGGAGTAGTTTATTGTCCTCATACTGGAACGCCTTATTCTCTTATTTATATTATTAAAGAATTTGTAGATCATGATAACCATCATAAAAGGCAGGTTACACAATTTTTAAATGAAAACCACATTCAAAATCCTTGTTTTTAA
- a CDS encoding GNAT family N-acetyltransferase: protein MANIQIKLVENLLEFEIDHLITESKENGFNFLLRLINEYENGINTFHKIGECLYGIFQEDNLIGIGGLNQDPYTKDKRIGRLRRFYISKDYWRKGLGKSLLERILHDAKMYFEIVVLYTDTEQGDQFYTSNGFVKGTMYAGASHYINL from the coding sequence ATGGCAAACATCCAAATTAAACTTGTTGAAAATCTATTAGAATTTGAAATTGACCATCTTATTACAGAAAGTAAAGAAAATGGTTTTAACTTTCTTTTAAGATTAATAAACGAATATGAAAATGGAATAAATACTTTTCATAAAATAGGTGAATGTTTATATGGTATTTTTCAAGAAGACAATTTGATTGGGATTGGAGGATTAAATCAAGATCCGTATACGAAAGATAAAAGGATTGGGCGATTAAGGAGGTTTTATATTTCAAAAGATTATTGGCGGAAAGGATTAGGCAAGTCATTATTAGAGCGAATATTGCATGATGCGAAAATGTATTTTGAGATTGTTGTTCTGTATACAGATACAGAACAGGGGGATCAATTTTATACTTCGAATGGATTTGTGAAGGGTACAATGTATGCGGGAGCGAGTCATTATATAAACTTATAA
- a CDS encoding 5'-methylthioadenosine/adenosylhomocysteine nucleosidase: MNKIGIIGAMQIEIDLLLEKLNIHEECTIAKMPFYKGVFMDTEVIITRCGVGKVNAASCAQILVNKFDVDCIINTGVAGGLHRDVKVGDLVISTNVTHHDVSKNQMKNLFPFQEAFDASEELIELAHKACNSSKLNITVHEGRIVTGECFVEDSKLKEKLITEYAPHCTEMEGAAIGHVAYINDIPFLVMRCISDSADDEAQVSYDDFAKTVADYSSEIIIEMLKSKSYNTAQ, encoded by the coding sequence ATGAACAAAATCGGTATTATAGGAGCAATGCAAATTGAAATAGACTTACTTTTAGAAAAGTTAAATATACATGAAGAGTGTACAATTGCGAAAATGCCTTTCTATAAAGGTGTATTCATGGATACGGAGGTTATTATTACACGTTGTGGCGTAGGAAAGGTAAATGCTGCTTCATGTGCGCAAATTTTAGTCAATAAATTTGATGTTGATTGTATTATTAATACTGGTGTTGCCGGGGGATTACATCGTGATGTGAAAGTTGGCGATCTAGTCATTTCTACTAATGTGACTCATCATGATGTGAGTAAAAATCAAATGAAGAATCTGTTTCCGTTTCAAGAAGCGTTTGATGCAAGTGAGGAATTAATAGAGTTAGCCCACAAAGCTTGCAATAGTAGTAAATTGAACATTACTGTTCATGAAGGTAGAATTGTTACTGGAGAATGCTTTGTTGAAGATTCAAAGTTAAAGGAGAAATTAATTACTGAATACGCACCTCATTGTACGGAGATGGAAGGTGCAGCAATTGGACATGTCGCCTACATAAATGATATACCGTTTCTTGTTATGAGATGTATTTCTGATAGTGCAGATGACGAAGCGCAAGTTTCATATGATGATTTTGCGAAAACTGTAGCGGACTACTCTTCAGAAATCATAATTGAAATGCTAAAAAGTAAATCATATAATACGGCTCAATAA
- a CDS encoding phosphotransferase yields MIEATSSEKAQVIFGELKEECERFFQFEIKKSTPIIRGWLNLKWKIETDAGVYVLKQYNEDRYKLYNQNLLVQALQEQQRLHNNGIRCPRLLTYKSDIIHTSKSNERFIVMEYKEGKMLLPGKLNKMQINSLGQMIGRMHKLLNDGSLMKGKNTHFMPSTKEEQLLHWEKVMEEAERIGKQESIPFIKLQKEVTKSVNTEKFYTSLKGWAHRDLWVDNFLFHNDELSAIVDFDRMGYDYLDLDIGRAVISCALNNRKLDIELVATFLDGYRTELDFPIGGIVRSIQMLWYMESKWWIPANMDQHSVPPTRFAEEMLWIAENYEELHKMLEYL; encoded by the coding sequence ATGATAGAGGCAACATCTTCTGAAAAGGCACAAGTCATTTTTGGGGAGTTAAAGGAAGAATGTGAGCGGTTTTTTCAGTTTGAAATAAAAAAATCCACACCTATCATTCGAGGCTGGTTAAATTTAAAGTGGAAAATTGAAACAGATGCAGGAGTATATGTATTAAAACAATATAATGAAGACCGATACAAGTTGTACAATCAGAATCTTTTAGTACAAGCATTACAAGAACAACAACGATTGCATAATAATGGTATACGATGTCCAAGACTATTAACTTATAAGAGCGACATAATCCATACTTCAAAATCTAATGAAAGATTTATAGTAATGGAATATAAAGAAGGGAAAATGCTTCTGCCTGGAAAGTTAAATAAAATGCAAATAAACTCTCTTGGGCAAATGATTGGTAGAATGCATAAGTTGTTAAATGATGGTTCTTTAATGAAAGGGAAAAATACTCATTTCATGCCATCAACTAAAGAGGAACAACTACTCCATTGGGAAAAGGTAATGGAGGAAGCTGAGAGGATTGGAAAACAAGAGTCTATTCCATTTATTAAACTCCAAAAAGAAGTAACAAAATCTGTAAATACAGAAAAATTTTATACAAGTTTAAAAGGTTGGGCTCATCGAGATTTGTGGGTGGATAATTTTTTGTTTCATAATGATGAATTATCAGCCATAGTTGATTTTGACCGAATGGGCTACGATTATTTAGATTTAGATATTGGACGTGCAGTTATATCATGTGCATTGAATAATAGAAAATTAGATATCGAACTGGTTGCGACTTTTTTAGATGGATATCGTACGGAATTGGATTTTCCAATTGGTGGAATCGTTCGATCCATTCAAATGCTTTGGTATATGGAAAGTAAGTGGTGGATTCCTGCGAATATGGATCAACATAGTGTACCACCTACACGTTTTGCAGAAGAAATGCTTTGGATAGCTGAAAATTATGAAGAACTACATAAAATGCTTGAATATTTATAA
- a CDS encoding M3 family metallopeptidase gives MNVLIQAPTKWDLCRLYSNEQDLMFSIERLQVEYKATKNPVILSRLIQAIEKAEYFLYCRATEDNGQHENTELSVKINQLKKEVQLFIDSNKEQDINDNNSSIKLIENELKAWEDMYIQLRNKIKVIHDKETLSFGQANYVAMNSDDYNERLKVFDSLTNALSKEKEIFATVLNQIGRLRNTKSNELERREVLTQSLQMNGISETVLSQMWDATDFKLDKLVSTLNAFKKEKNSITWHELMTLKESNETVFPFSVGVQNIYDALKNVDEELAKFVWNAIANGWVDAEPRDNKPSGGFCAPFFSEKESRISMRYDGNIDSVRVLAHELGHAWHFYVMSLEQSTSFLDDYLPMSTAESASIFFEVVLVNHLIKTAENTEMKKALLSWKIRNSFNYVMAIRASFQFEKSFYEACKESPINADEIEKLSIAAQEKAYGNALSEYQPFVWMKYVQFYIADVPFYNYPYTFGYLVSFSLLEIMKENKDEFHLRYKEFLRETGKAPVEELMKKHFDIDLTNYEFWNKVFIQIDKDIDEYLQLIK, from the coding sequence ATGAATGTGCTTATACAAGCTCCAACTAAATGGGATTTATGCAGGCTATATTCTAATGAACAAGATCTTATGTTTTCTATAGAACGGCTACAAGTAGAATATAAAGCAACAAAAAATCCGGTAATCCTTTCACGACTTATTCAAGCTATCGAAAAAGCAGAGTATTTTTTATATTGCCGCGCTACTGAAGATAATGGCCAACATGAAAATACTGAACTAAGTGTAAAAATAAATCAATTAAAGAAAGAAGTTCAACTATTTATAGACTCTAATAAGGAACAAGATATTAATGATAATAATTCAAGTATTAAACTAATAGAAAATGAATTAAAAGCTTGGGAAGATATGTACATACAATTACGAAATAAGATAAAAGTAATACACGATAAAGAGACTTTATCTTTTGGACAAGCGAACTACGTTGCGATGAATAGTGATGATTATAATGAAAGATTAAAAGTATTTGATTCACTTACAAATGCTTTGAGTAAGGAAAAAGAAATCTTTGCTACTGTATTGAATCAAATAGGAAGATTACGTAACACGAAGAGTAATGAATTAGAAAGGAGAGAAGTTTTAACTCAATCCCTTCAAATGAATGGCATTTCTGAAACTGTATTATCACAAATGTGGGATGCAACGGATTTTAAACTCGATAAGCTAGTAAGTACTTTAAACGCTTTTAAAAAAGAAAAGAATTCGATTACATGGCATGAACTCATGACATTAAAAGAAAGTAATGAGACAGTGTTTCCTTTTTCAGTAGGAGTACAAAACATATATGATGCACTAAAAAATGTAGATGAAGAATTGGCAAAGTTCGTATGGAATGCGATAGCGAATGGCTGGGTTGATGCTGAACCGAGAGATAATAAACCGTCAGGTGGATTTTGCGCTCCTTTTTTCAGCGAAAAAGAATCACGTATTTCAATGCGTTATGATGGAAATATTGATAGTGTCAGAGTACTTGCTCATGAATTAGGACACGCTTGGCATTTTTATGTTATGAGTCTCGAACAATCCACTTCATTTTTAGATGATTACTTGCCAATGAGTACAGCTGAATCAGCGTCAATTTTCTTTGAGGTGGTACTTGTAAATCACTTAATAAAAACAGCGGAAAATACTGAAATGAAAAAAGCATTGCTTAGCTGGAAAATTAGAAATAGCTTTAATTATGTAATGGCAATTCGGGCATCATTTCAGTTTGAGAAGAGTTTTTATGAAGCTTGTAAGGAAAGTCCTATAAATGCTGATGAAATAGAAAAATTGTCTATAGCGGCGCAAGAAAAGGCGTACGGAAATGCATTATCAGAGTATCAGCCATTCGTTTGGATGAAATACGTTCAGTTTTATATAGCAGATGTTCCTTTTTACAATTATCCATACACATTTGGTTATTTAGTAAGTTTTAGCTTATTAGAAATAATGAAAGAAAATAAAGATGAATTTCATTTGAGGTATAAAGAATTTTTACGAGAAACAGGAAAGGCCCCAGTTGAAGAACTGATGAAAAAACATTTTGATATTGATCTAACAAATTATGAATTTTGGAATAAAGTTTTTATACAAATTGATAAAGATATTGATGAATATTTGCAGCTTATTAAATAA
- a CDS encoding Lrp/AsnC family transcriptional regulator, with the protein MDEIDKKITLLLQEDARMTITEMTEHLHLSRPSVTERLKRLQDVGIIEKYTARISLDAVGKSIQAFLRIENLKIPCKKFEEKIYKEHRILECHRVTGESSYYLKVAVHSMKELEELIDIVIPFGTVKTSMILSSPIPYRPVIAD; encoded by the coding sequence ATGGATGAGATCGATAAGAAAATAACCCTATTATTACAAGAAGATGCTAGGATGACAATTACAGAAATGACTGAGCATTTACACCTCAGCCGTCCTAGTGTTACGGAAAGACTAAAAAGATTACAAGATGTAGGAATAATTGAAAAGTATACAGCACGAATATCACTAGATGCAGTTGGAAAATCAATTCAAGCATTTTTAAGAATAGAAAATTTAAAAATTCCATGTAAAAAATTTGAGGAGAAAATATACAAGGAACATAGGATACTCGAATGTCACCGAGTAACAGGTGAAAGTAGCTATTACTTAAAGGTAGCGGTTCATTCTATGAAGGAATTAGAGGAATTAATTGATATCGTTATACCATTTGGTACAGTAAAAACTTCGATGATTTTATCTTCACCGATACCCTATCGACCGGTTATCGCAGATTAA
- a CDS encoding DegV family protein — MGVKIITDSAADLPKELLQAYDIDLIPLRVYDEAETEYLDGVTLKSVQLLQKMREGAVYKTSLPSLETFQEKFVSYAKEGTPCIYLAFSSELSGTYQSSVVIKEEVKETYADLDLEIIDTKCASLGQGLVVLEAAKMAKDGATKEEILNRVAFLTTHMEHIFTVADLQYLVRGGRLSKVAGFIGGLLNIKPILNVEEGKLVPLEKIRGKKKVLSRIVDIMEERGKDLKGQTIGITHGDDLETAEALKTLITERFGSEVFIVNTIGAAIGAHTGPGVITLFFLNEVE; from the coding sequence ATGGGCGTTAAAATCATTACGGATAGTGCGGCGGATTTACCGAAAGAATTGCTGCAGGCTTATGATATAGATTTAATTCCACTCCGTGTATATGATGAAGCAGAAACAGAGTATTTAGATGGGGTTACATTAAAATCAGTTCAATTATTGCAAAAAATGAGGGAAGGCGCTGTTTATAAAACGTCATTACCTTCACTAGAAACATTCCAAGAGAAATTTGTTTCCTATGCAAAAGAAGGTACTCCTTGTATATATTTAGCTTTCTCATCTGAACTTTCCGGTACATATCAATCTTCTGTTGTTATTAAAGAAGAAGTGAAAGAAACATATGCTGATTTAGATTTAGAAATTATCGATACAAAATGCGCATCACTCGGTCAAGGTCTTGTCGTTTTAGAGGCTGCAAAAATGGCGAAAGATGGCGCAACAAAAGAAGAGATTTTAAACCGTGTCGCTTTTCTAACTACACATATGGAGCACATCTTCACTGTAGCTGACTTACAGTACCTTGTTAGAGGTGGACGTTTAAGTAAGGTGGCTGGTTTTATCGGTGGCCTATTAAATATTAAGCCAATTTTAAATGTGGAAGAAGGAAAGCTTGTACCACTTGAAAAAATAAGAGGGAAAAAGAAAGTATTAAGCCGAATTGTTGATATTATGGAAGAGCGCGGAAAAGATCTTAAAGGTCAAACAATCGGTATTACACATGGTGATGATTTAGAGACAGCCGAAGCATTAAAAACATTAATTACTGAAAGATTCGGCTCTGAAGTATTCATTGTAAATACAATTGGAGCGGCAATTGGAGCACATACAGGACCTGGTGTTATAACATTATTTTTCCTAAATGAAGTAGAGTAA
- a CDS encoding GNAT family N-acetyltransferase: MGIQLATSNDLEWINNQYESIGFVPSDLTRDKVAIITYNDEYAGIGRLVQIDKDTIEMGGIYILPKYRGLKLAGELVSFLVQTTKELHIPNVYCLPFEELENFYKNYGFTDVHTDQETVHPIILQKYNWCLKTYDKHVLLFKLK, encoded by the coding sequence ATGGGTATTCAACTAGCTACATCAAATGATTTAGAATGGATTAATAATCAATACGAATCTATAGGATTTGTACCGAGTGATTTAACACGTGATAAAGTTGCGATTATTACATACAACGATGAGTATGCAGGCATAGGACGTTTAGTCCAAATAGATAAAGATACAATTGAAATGGGTGGCATTTACATACTTCCTAAATATAGAGGACTAAAATTAGCAGGAGAACTTGTTTCATTTTTAGTACAAACAACGAAAGAATTACATATCCCAAATGTGTATTGTCTCCCTTTTGAGGAACTTGAAAACTTTTATAAAAATTATGGTTTTACAGACGTTCATACAGATCAAGAGACTGTTCATCCAATTATTCTACAAAAATATAATTGGTGTTTAAAAACATATGATAAACATGTTTTACTGTTTAAACTTAAATAA
- a CDS encoding DUF3983 domain-containing protein has product MTNAKKKKLKKAIARRAKAIKNAEKDRLDKAWRNLFMQTGIMK; this is encoded by the coding sequence TTGACTAATGCGAAGAAAAAGAAATTAAAAAAAGCAATTGCCCGCCGTGCAAAAGCTATAAAAAATGCTGAGAAAGACAGACTCGATAAAGCTTGGAGAAATCTTTTTATGCAGACTGGTATTATGAAATGA
- a CDS encoding exosporium leader peptide-containing protein, giving the protein MSKDAELNSHEILYSAALDPSSIGPTLPSIPPFQLPTGPTGTGSTGPTGPTGSGVSPIFGSLYSDPTSPTLATANTNVDFGVTGPFNGVIPSIVDDSITIDSSGVYTISYTLTMNINTPGFGTTASIFVILTINGSNTQSFILYETELSPTGVGVATTLSRTDQLLLNQGNILRCFITTVSGEIFITSSSLVVTKVQ; this is encoded by the coding sequence ATGTCAAAGGACGCTGAACTGAATTCACATGAAATTTTATATAGTGCTGCATTAGACCCGAGTTCGATTGGTCCCACATTACCATCCATTCCGCCATTCCAATTACCAACGGGTCCAACAGGCACTGGTAGTACTGGACCAACTGGACCGACTGGATCAGGGGTATCCCCAATATTCGGATCATTATATAGCGATCCAACCTCCCCCACTTTAGCTACCGCTAACACAAATGTTGATTTTGGAGTTACAGGACCTTTTAATGGAGTTATACCAAGTATCGTAGACGATTCTATTACTATTGATAGCTCAGGGGTATATACTATAAGCTATACTCTAACCATGAATATAAACACACCAGGGTTCGGGACAACTGCTAGTATCTTCGTTATACTCACTATAAATGGATCTAATACTCAATCATTTATTTTGTATGAGACAGAACTAAGTCCCACTGGTGTTGGTGTAGCAACTACATTATCTAGAACAGACCAATTGTTGTTAAACCAAGGGAATATTCTCCGATGTTTTATAACAACTGTAAGCGGAGAAATTTTTATCACTTCCTCATCATTAGTCGTTACAAAGGTACAATAA
- a CDS encoding GNAT family N-acetyltransferase, with protein MIYEANIHTRKKLVSMFEDFDNVVLLSYLQGHMGTAWVNDLENPTVAQIKVGIFTFYAGDSNAKETEELLQNIPERILVIVNDDEWKQCVEAFHKRKIDKFLRYRFKRNSEVFNRTKLKSYILELPEGYELRKIDASIVNNPTLHSISKDFTSQFRSIDDYVNRGIGYSILHDGNVVCGASSYSIYDDGIEIEVATDLDHRRKGLATVVCAALILDCLENGKYPNWDAANSTSAKLAEKLGYVFDKAYDTYFINNK; from the coding sequence ATGATATATGAAGCAAATATACATACAAGAAAAAAGTTAGTTTCTATGTTTGAGGATTTTGATAATGTTGTTCTTCTTTCTTATTTGCAAGGGCATATGGGGACTGCTTGGGTGAACGACCTTGAAAATCCGACAGTTGCACAAATTAAGGTGGGGATTTTTACATTTTATGCAGGGGATTCAAACGCGAAAGAAACAGAAGAGTTATTACAGAACATCCCTGAAAGAATTTTAGTAATTGTGAATGATGATGAGTGGAAGCAGTGCGTAGAAGCATTTCACAAACGAAAAATAGATAAATTTTTACGATATAGATTTAAACGAAATTCAGAAGTGTTTAATCGTACAAAATTAAAATCTTATATATTGGAACTCCCTGAAGGATATGAATTAAGAAAAATAGATGCAAGCATTGTGAATAATCCAACTCTGCATAGTATTTCTAAAGATTTTACAAGTCAGTTTAGATCGATAGATGATTATGTAAATCGGGGCATAGGTTATAGTATTTTGCATGATGGAAACGTAGTATGCGGTGCATCATCATATAGTATTTATGATGATGGTATTGAAATCGAAGTTGCCACTGATCTTGATCATAGAAGAAAGGGATTGGCGACTGTAGTATGTGCTGCTTTAATATTGGACTGTTTAGAGAATGGGAAATATCCGAACTGGGATGCAGCTAATAGCACTTCTGCCAAACTAGCAGAGAAGCTAGGGTATGTTTTTGATAAGGCGTATGATACTTATTTTATAAATAATAAGTAG
- a CDS encoding MarR family winged helix-turn-helix transcriptional regulator, with amino-acid sequence MSLKKQSFKQAGEVVQSFVTINKEIIKFTHQNASTLGLTVQQMGILNTIYASPNIALKDISERLSVPKSTVSVNVDELVNLELIERKQSQEDRREIKLQVTPKGQEISKKSIENSTSYKAMALALEQLPEEDIQTLLRIHKDLLISLQQFH; translated from the coding sequence TTGAGCCTAAAAAAGCAAAGTTTCAAACAAGCCGGAGAAGTTGTCCAATCATTTGTAACAATAAACAAAGAAATTATAAAGTTCACTCATCAAAACGCATCTACGTTGGGATTAACAGTACAACAAATGGGTATCTTAAATACAATTTATGCAAGTCCTAACATTGCTCTTAAAGATATTTCAGAACGCCTTTCGGTTCCTAAAAGTACAGTTAGTGTAAATGTAGATGAGTTAGTTAATCTTGAATTAATCGAGCGAAAACAGTCACAAGAAGATCGTAGAGAAATAAAATTACAAGTAACACCAAAAGGACAAGAAATATCAAAAAAATCCATTGAAAACTCTACTTCCTACAAAGCAATGGCACTAGCACTAGAACAACTGCCAGAAGAAGATATCCAAACATTATTACGTATCCATAAAGATTTATTAATTTCTCTGCAGCAGTTTCATTAA